From Brassica rapa cultivar Chiifu-401-42 chromosome A06, CAAS_Brap_v3.01, whole genome shotgun sequence:
CCCCTGAAAAATgtgtatataaaacatttgagAACCGAGCAcaaagagggagagagagatttGAGTTTCTATCCATGGCGAAAGCACATACCTCTTTACCATTATCTGCAATGCATCGATCATCTCGACCCAAATTTCTTTTCCAGATTCTCTGCATATCCAATTTCATCTCTTGGTCCAAGGCAGCCCAGCTGAAGAAATTAACAGAACTTGGGAGATGAGTTTATTATTGGTTAGTTCACATCCATAGAGAAAACCATGCagacatatttatatatacctCCCGTTTCGATATTTTGTTCTATGTCTACCATAACCAGCACATTGTTCATCAGCACCAGCGCCAACAAGCAATATTCTAGCAGCAGACTTATATCTAATTCGTTGGCTATCTTCTTCATTGTCACTTTCTTCGTGAATCCAACCATCACCTCTAGCAGCAAGCCAAAGTGCTGTTCCTATGTTAAGGTCCTAGAACATTGCATGTTTTTGAAGAATGTAATGAGAAACCCTCAAGTTTGGAATGAATGTAATGAGAAACCCTCAAAGGCTTTGAAGTTTACCATGTAAGTATCTGCGGGGTTTATGAGTGACATAACACGCTTTGTCTCGATGGTTAGCTTTGGCAGATCAGCATCCATCTCCACAAGGTTCCACCTGAAATTTCCACAGCAATATTAAGTAAAAGATATGTGCATTTATAAAAGGTAATCAAGAGTTGAACCTTCTCAAGGGTGCAATCTTTTTAAGTTCCTTTATTCCAGCCTTGGCGGAGATCCTATCAGGAGCATTAGGACCATCAAAGCTAACATTAAGGAGATCAACTTCAtctgaaagaagaagaaaaccagttttgaaaatctaaaattaatttCAGAATTGAAAGACGGAAACATTGcggaaaaatattttacattttggaTCAAGGCACTGATCCAACAGTGCAGCGAGAATCATAGAATCTAATCCACCAGAGAAGAGAACAGCTACTGGAACAGCTTTTTTTTCTCCCTGTTCATGCCAATAAGAAGGTGTTTCTGAGGTATATATTAACAAATCATGCAGTATTAACCCAAGCGTTCATTAGAAAGCTCACCTGAAAAATGCTATGTAGTGAAGTTCGCCGCCTCACTGACTCCTTTAGAACAACCAAAACTCTCTGCGCGTATTCTAAAACAAAACCTTGTCAGGCGTATGAAATTCAGACAGAACTGGAGGAGTCTGACGAACTTAAGTAGTACCTGAAAACTTCGAAAGAACATTATCTTTCTCTTCTTGAATTACACTAAGCGATAAATCTTCAGGTCTTGGTACAACTAAACTCCTTTCCCATTCAATCAACTCTTTCCACATGTTATTTCTCCATTCATGCTTTGTGACTTCACCACGTATACCGGATTCTGAAACCCCAAAAGACATGCTGTACACTCCACATGGAAGCTCTTCCCAAAATCTATGAATGCTATCACCATTTTCAGAATCCAATCCTGCCAAAGAAACATGTTACTTGGGCTTTGGAGTGTACATAAAGAGACAAACTTATTCTACAAAGTAAAATACAAACCAGAGCCATTAGCAACGGAAGAAGCTGGTGAAACAGATGATAGAAGAAAGCGAGGGTCTTCCACAGTTGGCCAGTGAACAAGGAGGCTCCTCCGACCAAAAGCATCTTTACCAAACCATAGAGTTCTTGAGCTTTCCTGATAGAGAAGAAGTTTGTTAAGACCAAGTAAAATGCTACGAAAAAATAGGGGAAATTTACAAAAGTACCTGCCAATATATAATGGCCCAGGGGCCTTTAATCATTGAAAGAACATCTGGAACTAAATCGTTCGCCTTCTCTAAAGCCTCCAAAAGAACTTCAGTATCATTATCAAAGCTACTGAGTTCAATTCCTCCAAATACTTCTCCTGCAGGGTAAACATACCA
This genomic window contains:
- the LOC103875394 gene encoding asparagine synthetase domain-containing protein 1, with translation MCGIAVIVCGVRIELSTLSSPSEPPFERLQFSVEDVKCVLSQRGPDSVGEKKILLQPKLPTCAQESVSISVFEAGEGTCNLENATASGELHFIGSTLQLRGTSPIIQPLVDSSGNILAYNGEVFGGIELSSFDNDTEVLLEALEKANDLVPDVLSMIKGPWAIIYWQESSRTLWFGKDAFGRRSLLVHWPTVEDPRFLLSSVSPASSVANGSGLDSENGDSIHRFWEELPCGVYSMSFGVSESGIRGEVTKHEWRNNMWKELIEWERSLVVPRPEDLSLSVIQEEKDNVLSKFSEYAQRVLVVLKESVRRRTSLHSIFQGEKKAVPVAVLFSGGLDSMILAALLDQCLDPKYEVDLLNVSFDGPNAPDRISAKAGIKELKKIAPLRRWNLVEMDADLPKLTIETKRVMSLINPADTYMDLNIGTALWLAARGDGWIHEESDNEEDSQRIRYKSAARILLVGAGADEQCAGYGRHRTKYRNGSWAALDQEMKLDMQRIWKRNLGRDDRCIADNGKEGRFPFLDEDVIKTLLDIPLWEIADLEQPSGTGDKKILRQVAKMLGLHEVAKMPKRAIQFGSRIARESNRKNFGSNRAANQASAGSVRFNAP